The proteins below come from a single Kosakonia sp. SMBL-WEM22 genomic window:
- a CDS encoding flagellar assembly protein FliH, with the protein MPTSKTQWHAWRPENLLDDALSSEPDLRNAVPASDPASEAALQIELSRLRKQAEQKGFTQGQTRGVEEGTKLGYAKGFEEGREAGIAKGVAEYRQLQQSQAQEFAQLIDNVKITLDSLDSVMPARLVQVALMAARSLLGESVVSTTTNAWLLTRIQQLLQEDTKQLGQIKLWISPEESAAVQEQLGEVLHARGWELCTDAQMLPGGCRLTTDGGELDATTETRWNELCTLSREEFSL; encoded by the coding sequence ATGCCTACGTCTAAGACTCAGTGGCACGCCTGGCGGCCTGAAAATCTGCTCGACGACGCGTTAAGTAGCGAACCCGATCTGCGCAATGCCGTGCCTGCCAGCGATCCGGCGAGTGAAGCGGCGCTGCAAATTGAACTCTCCCGCCTGCGCAAACAGGCCGAGCAGAAAGGGTTTACCCAGGGCCAGACGCGTGGCGTGGAAGAGGGGACAAAGCTCGGCTACGCAAAGGGCTTTGAAGAGGGGCGCGAAGCGGGCATTGCGAAAGGAGTGGCCGAATACCGCCAGTTACAGCAGAGCCAGGCGCAGGAGTTTGCGCAGCTGATTGATAACGTCAAAATTACCCTTGATAGCCTCGACAGCGTGATGCCGGCGCGGCTGGTGCAGGTGGCGCTGATGGCGGCGCGCAGCCTGCTGGGTGAAAGCGTGGTCTCTACCACCACCAATGCCTGGCTGCTGACCCGCATTCAGCAACTGTTGCAGGAGGACACCAAACAGCTGGGCCAGATAAAGTTGTGGATCAGCCCGGAGGAGTCTGCCGCGGTACAGGAGCAACTTGGCGAGGTGCTACACGCCCGCGGTTGGGAGCTCTGCACCGATGCACAAATGCTGCCGGGTGGCTGCCGCCTGACCACCGACGGCGGCGAACTTGACGCCACCACCGAAACCCGCTGGAACGAACTCTGCACCCTGAGCAGGGAGGAGTTCTCCTTATGA
- the fliG gene encoding flagellar motor switch protein FliG, with the protein MNAAEKSAIVMLTLGDERAAEVFKHLNTHEVTMISSAMVSMGTYTHDQLAVVMKEFRRDSGEFAVLDVNTNEYLRSVLVKALGEERANSLLEDLLEANDERNGIETLNFMEPQMVFDLIRDEHPQIIATILVHLKRSQAADLLAKFDERERNDILLRIATFGGVQPVALQELTEVLNNLLHGQNIKRNKMGGVRPAAEILNLMKSHQEDAAIEAVREYDQELAQKIIDEMFLFENLVDMEDRSIQRILQDIDNESLIVALKGVDDALRDKFFRNMSKRQADIMRDDLNSRGPVRMSQVENEQKAILLVVRRLAETGEIVIGGGDDAYV; encoded by the coding sequence ATGAACGCCGCCGAGAAAAGCGCCATCGTCATGCTGACCCTCGGTGACGAGCGTGCAGCCGAAGTCTTTAAGCACCTGAATACCCATGAAGTAACCATGATCAGTAGCGCCATGGTCTCGATGGGCACCTATACCCACGATCAGCTGGCGGTGGTGATGAAGGAGTTCCGCCGCGACTCCGGCGAATTTGCGGTGCTGGATGTCAACACGAATGAATATCTGCGCAGCGTGCTGGTAAAAGCCCTGGGCGAAGAGCGTGCCAATAGCCTGCTTGAAGATCTGCTGGAGGCCAACGATGAGCGTAACGGTATCGAAACGCTTAACTTTATGGAGCCGCAGATGGTCTTCGATCTCATCCGTGATGAGCATCCGCAGATTATCGCCACCATTCTTGTGCATCTGAAACGCAGCCAGGCAGCCGATCTGCTGGCGAAATTCGATGAGCGCGAACGCAATGACATTCTGCTGCGTATCGCCACCTTCGGCGGCGTGCAGCCGGTGGCGCTGCAGGAGCTAACGGAAGTGCTCAACAACCTGCTGCATGGTCAGAATATCAAGCGCAACAAGATGGGCGGTGTGCGTCCGGCGGCGGAGATCCTCAACCTGATGAAATCTCACCAGGAAGATGCAGCGATCGAAGCGGTACGCGAATACGACCAGGAGCTGGCGCAGAAAATTATCGACGAGATGTTCCTCTTCGAGAACCTGGTCGATATGGAAGATCGCAGCATCCAGCGCATCCTGCAGGATATCGACAACGAGTCGCTGATCGTCGCGCTGAAAGGCGTGGACGACGCGTTGCGCGACAAGTTCTTCCGCAATATGTCCAAACGTCAGGCCGACATTATGCGTGACGATTTGAACTCCCGTGGCCCTGTGCGTATGTCGCAGGTCGAAAACGAACAGAAAGCGATCCTGCTGGTGGTGCGTCGCCTGGCGGAGACCGGCGAGATTGTGATTGGTGGAGGCGACGATGCCTACGTCTAA
- the fliF gene encoding flagellar basal-body MS-ring/collar protein FliF — protein sequence MTATITGSKKKGIVDVKAVLENIRANPRILFFVAAAAAISIVIALMFWAKEPDYRVLYSNISEEDGGAVVTQLKQMQVPYRFAEHDGSIEIPSEQIYEVRLKLAQQGLPKGGSVGFELLDQEKFGISQFNEQVNFQRALEGELSRTIETLGPVRSARVHLAMPKPSLFLQDRKEPSASVTLNLINGRTLDSGQVSAITFMISSAVPGLSADRVTIVDQSGHMMSQNGAQATQTTQLQYVRKMESDYQRRIQAILAPIVGTQNVRTQVTAQVDFTQHEQTAEQYQPNSRPENMAIRSRQSSNNEQGGKNAVGGVPGALSNQPPAPVSTPIEDPAAQQANRQGGANGNNAAAAAAPAQALTPYNKQSDETTNYEVDKTLTHIKRNTGVLERLSVAVVVNYMPGKDGKPVALNKAQLDQINALVKEVMGFSDKRGDTLNVVNTLFTDQQEEAPVPLWKQPEFIKLMLSGARYLFVALIAWILWRKAVQPFWIRHQEMLIQRLEMEKEVRQAELDEQVRKRQSAETAKAQQRVETEQQAQHLREMADQEPQVIALVIRQWLNKEQKSS from the coding sequence ATGACTGCCACAATCACCGGTAGTAAAAAGAAAGGCATTGTCGATGTAAAGGCAGTGCTCGAAAATATTCGGGCTAACCCCCGCATCCTCTTTTTTGTCGCGGCTGCGGCCGCTATTTCTATTGTTATTGCGCTGATGTTCTGGGCAAAAGAACCAGACTACCGCGTGCTCTATAGCAATATTAGCGAAGAGGATGGCGGTGCGGTTGTTACCCAACTGAAACAGATGCAGGTGCCGTACCGTTTTGCCGAGCATGACGGCTCCATCGAGATCCCGTCTGAGCAGATCTACGAAGTGCGTCTCAAACTGGCGCAGCAAGGGTTGCCGAAGGGCGGCTCGGTCGGTTTTGAACTGCTGGACCAGGAGAAGTTTGGTATCAGCCAGTTCAACGAGCAGGTCAATTTCCAGCGCGCGCTGGAGGGCGAGCTGTCACGCACCATCGAAACTCTGGGGCCAGTACGCTCGGCGCGCGTCCACCTGGCGATGCCGAAGCCGTCGCTCTTTTTGCAGGATCGCAAAGAGCCTTCCGCTTCGGTGACGCTGAATCTGATTAACGGCAGAACCCTCGATTCCGGGCAGGTGAGTGCCATTACTTTCATGATCTCCAGCGCTGTGCCGGGACTGAGCGCCGATCGGGTAACAATTGTCGATCAGAGCGGCCACATGATGTCGCAAAACGGCGCGCAGGCTACCCAGACCACGCAGCTGCAATATGTGCGCAAGATGGAGTCCGATTATCAGCGCCGCATTCAGGCAATCCTCGCACCGATTGTCGGCACGCAGAACGTCAGAACCCAGGTGACCGCGCAGGTGGACTTCACCCAGCATGAGCAGACGGCGGAGCAGTATCAGCCGAACAGCCGCCCGGAAAATATGGCGATTCGCAGCCGTCAGAGCAGTAACAACGAGCAGGGCGGTAAAAATGCAGTCGGCGGCGTGCCGGGCGCGTTAAGCAACCAGCCACCGGCCCCGGTCTCCACGCCGATTGAAGATCCTGCGGCGCAGCAGGCTAACCGGCAGGGCGGCGCAAATGGCAATAACGCGGCGGCCGCAGCGGCTCCCGCACAAGCCCTGACACCGTACAACAAGCAGAGCGATGAGACCACCAACTACGAGGTGGATAAAACCCTGACCCACATTAAGCGCAACACCGGCGTGCTTGAGCGCCTCTCCGTTGCCGTGGTGGTGAACTATATGCCGGGCAAAGATGGCAAACCGGTCGCACTCAACAAGGCGCAGCTGGATCAGATCAATGCGCTGGTGAAAGAGGTGATGGGCTTCTCAGACAAACGCGGCGACACGCTGAATGTCGTCAATACCCTCTTTACCGACCAGCAAGAGGAAGCACCTGTTCCGCTGTGGAAACAGCCTGAATTTATCAAGCTGATGCTCTCCGGCGCGCGCTATCTGTTTGTGGCGCTGATCGCCTGGATCCTCTGGCGCAAGGCGGTGCAACCCTTCTGGATCCGCCATCAGGAGATGCTGATCCAGCGTCTGGAGATGGAGAAAGAGGTGCGCCAGGCGGAGCTGGATGAGCAGGTGCGTAAACGCCAGAGCGCGGAGACCGCCAAAGCGCAGCAGCGCGTCGAAACCGAACAACAGGCGCAGCACCTGCGTGAAATGGCTGACCAGGAGCCGCAGGTCATCGCGCTGGTGATACGCCAATGGCTAAATAAGGAGCAGAAGTCGTCATGA
- the fliE gene encoding flagellar hook-basal body complex protein FliE: protein MSMNTLGGVLDQIQSQARQVSDISALNPFNSARKTENSSQFSNILLNSINNISEMQTSAKQQSQAYLSGVEGIGLNDVMVSIQKSSVALNLGVQVRNKLVSAYQEIMSMPV, encoded by the coding sequence ATGTCGATGAATACATTGGGCGGCGTATTGGATCAGATTCAGTCGCAGGCCAGACAAGTCTCAGATATCAGCGCGTTAAATCCTTTTAACTCAGCGCGCAAAACAGAAAATAGTTCACAATTTTCTAATATTTTACTTAACAGCATTAACAATATTAGCGAAATGCAGACCTCTGCTAAGCAACAGTCACAGGCTTATCTCTCTGGTGTTGAGGGGATCGGCCTGAATGATGTGATGGTCTCGATTCAAAAATCGTCGGTGGCGTTAAACCTGGGTGTACAGGTGAGAAATAAACTCGTTAGCGCCTATCAGGAAATAATGAGCATGCCGGTATAA
- a CDS encoding CheR family methyltransferase gives MTTSQKNRFSSAESASPTPGTLSGYELEKISALIYQRAGIVLTPQKKDMVFNRLSRRLRELNMRRFDDYIALLVDNPTSCEWQEFINALTTNLTSFFREAYHFPTLAKHAQSRTGIYSVWCAAASTGEEPWSIAMTLEAALGRSISGPRVLATDIDTDVLARAVQGVYRLADINNLSEQQKKSWFLRGTGEQANMVKIKSEMRNCVQFRQLNLIESQWDLPAPFDAIFCRNVMIYFDQNTQEKLLQRFAKMLKPGGLLFVGHSEHFQNMNSPFRLLGQSVYRLAE, from the coding sequence ATGACAACGAGCCAGAAAAATAGATTTTCATCTGCCGAAAGCGCCTCGCCCACTCCGGGAACGCTGAGCGGCTATGAATTAGAAAAAATCAGCGCGTTGATTTACCAGCGCGCGGGCATTGTGCTGACGCCGCAAAAAAAAGACATGGTGTTTAACCGCCTCTCCCGTCGCCTGCGCGAGCTGAACATGCGCAGGTTCGACGACTACATTGCGCTGCTGGTAGATAACCCCACCAGCTGCGAGTGGCAGGAGTTTATTAACGCCCTGACCACCAATTTGACCTCCTTTTTTCGTGAGGCTTACCACTTTCCGACGCTGGCGAAACATGCCCAGTCGCGCACGGGGATCTACAGCGTCTGGTGTGCGGCGGCCTCGACCGGCGAAGAGCCCTGGTCGATCGCCATGACGCTGGAAGCAGCGTTAGGCCGCAGTATCAGCGGGCCGCGCGTATTGGCGACCGATATCGACACCGATGTGCTGGCGAGAGCGGTACAGGGCGTTTATCGGCTGGCGGATATCAACAATCTGAGCGAACAGCAGAAAAAAAGCTGGTTTTTACGCGGCACAGGTGAGCAGGCAAATATGGTGAAAATCAAAAGCGAAATGCGCAACTGCGTGCAGTTTCGCCAGCTCAACCTTATCGAAAGCCAGTGGGATCTTCCCGCCCCTTTCGATGCGATTTTTTGCCGCAACGTGATGATTTATTTCGATCAGAACACCCAGGAGAAGCTGCTTCAGCGCTTCGCGAAAATGCTTAAGCCAGGCGGGCTGCTGTTTGTGGGTCACTCTGAACATTTTCAAAATATGAACAGTCCATTTCGTTTGCTCGGACAGTCCGTCTATCGCCTCGCGGAGTGA